One genomic segment of Flavobacteriaceae bacterium includes these proteins:
- a CDS encoding DDE transposase — MARIYGVNGKKFQRQYRDYLSEFKQWKEKSHAKEWLIFPENIGTRLSIDEVALSKGELYTIVTNKKAKGKKGSIVAIIATTKAEPIIKHLFKISSAKRNKVREITLDMANSMKLIAKRCFPKAIQVTDRFHVQKLALEALQEIRIKHRWEAIDTENERIKLAKTNNKEYYPEILENGDTIKQLLARSRYLLYKAPSNWTEDQRVRANILFKRYPDIKTAFKLVQGLRNIFNTANSIQVAYTKLAHWYKDVEQTAYKAFNTIANSIRLNYRSILNYFINRSTNAAAESFNAKIKAFRLQFRGVKNTEFFLYRLTTIFA; from the coding sequence ATTGCAAGAATCTATGGCGTGAATGGGAAGAAGTTCCAAAGGCAGTATCGAGATTATTTGAGTGAGTTTAAACAGTGGAAGGAAAAGTCTCATGCCAAAGAGTGGTTGATCTTCCCTGAGAATATAGGAACTCGATTATCTATCGACGAAGTAGCCTTATCAAAAGGAGAACTCTACACCATCGTTACCAATAAAAAAGCTAAAGGAAAGAAAGGAAGTATTGTGGCGATCATAGCTACTACCAAAGCAGAACCTATTATCAAACACCTATTTAAAATCTCATCTGCGAAAAGAAACAAGGTCAGAGAAATTACCCTAGATATGGCGAACTCCATGAAGCTGATTGCCAAACGGTGTTTCCCCAAAGCCATACAAGTAACCGATAGATTCCATGTACAGAAACTAGCTCTAGAAGCACTTCAAGAAATTAGGATCAAACATCGATGGGAAGCCATAGATACAGAAAATGAACGGATCAAACTTGCCAAAACCAATAACAAAGAATATTACCCTGAAATATTAGAAAATGGAGATACCATAAAGCAACTCTTGGCTAGAAGCAGATACTTACTCTACAAAGCACCAAGTAATTGGACAGAAGATCAAAGAGTAAGAGCTAACATCCTCTTTAAAAGATATCCTGATATCAAAACAGCTTTTAAGCTCGTACAAGGACTTAGAAATATCTTCAACACAGCAAACTCAATACAAGTCGCTTATACAAAACTAGCGCATTGGTATAAAGATGTAGAACAAACAGCATACAAGGCTTTTAATACCATAGCAAACTCTATCAGGCTTAACTATAGATCAATATTGAATTACTTCATTAATAGAAGTACTAATGCAGCGGCAGAATCTTTCAATGCCAAAATCAAAGCCTTTAGATTACAATTTAGAGGGGTCAAAAACACAGAATTCTTCCTCTATAGATTAACTACAATTTTTGCATAA
- a CDS encoding YceI family protein, producing MKKAIATVIVIFILFSACKGEKKGKIEAKEEVKVEKTETVNNVDITASLVTWKGSKSGGSHHGTVSLKQGSLIIKDGAITSGDFVIDMASIKNEDLSPDYGAKLVKHLSSDDFFDIEKFPTARFIITSVEQKEDTLAVTGNLTIKDVTKSITIPATLTEEGAKIFKSDTFAIDRADFNVKYGSKRFFPSLEDKIINDLVEMSFSIKVKGN from the coding sequence ATGAAAAAAGCAATCGCTACCGTTATCGTAATTTTTATCTTATTTTCTGCCTGTAAAGGAGAGAAAAAGGGCAAAATTGAAGCAAAAGAAGAAGTAAAAGTTGAAAAAACAGAGACTGTTAATAATGTAGATATAACAGCCTCATTAGTAACGTGGAAAGGTTCCAAATCCGGAGGGTCGCATCATGGAACCGTATCTTTAAAACAAGGTTCCCTTATCATAAAAGACGGAGCAATCACATCAGGTGATTTTGTCATAGATATGGCTTCTATTAAAAACGAAGATTTAAGTCCTGACTACGGAGCAAAATTAGTAAAACACTTGAGTTCCGATGACTTTTTTGATATTGAAAAATTTCCTACGGCCAGGTTTATCATTACCTCTGTAGAACAAAAAGAAGACACCTTGGCAGTTACGGGAAATCTGACGATCAAAGACGTAACAAAAAGCATTACCATTCCGGCTACATTAACAGAAGAAGGAGCCAAAATATTTAAAAGCGATACATTTGCCATAGACAGAGCTGATTTTAATGTAAAATACGGATCCAAGAGATTTTTTCCTTCTTTAGAAGATAAAATTATTAATGACTTAGTGGAGATGTCATTTAGCATAAAAGTAAAAGGCAACTAG
- a CDS encoding metal-dependent hydrolase, producing MDSLTQVVLGATCGEVALGKKIGNKAVLFGAIGGTIPDLDVIIGNVFYTNEIDKIAFHRGFTHSIVFAVIASLIIGFIVYESYNSGKRKNTTTLKDWIWLFFLSIFTHPVLDCFTPYGTQLFLPFSDYRVAFNTISVVDPLYTFPLLICIVATLFFRRINPKRRKWAKAGIYISSFYMLFTIGNKLYIDTVFKKSFQEANIAFHRFSVQPTIANAILWYGIAESEDAYHVGFYSLLDTRTRADTILTISKNHHLLDVNHPDIKTMRWFSNEYYRLSDMDSLSQIIYTDLRYPFLDPKNSDSAIFTFPLVKRENERYDVIPFGGNKTDNDGLKDFWKRLKGI from the coding sequence ATGGATTCGTTAACTCAGGTAGTGTTAGGCGCCACTTGCGGAGAAGTAGCACTCGGTAAAAAAATAGGCAATAAAGCTGTTTTATTTGGTGCTATTGGGGGCACTATACCTGATCTGGATGTGATCATTGGCAATGTATTTTATACCAACGAGATAGATAAAATTGCTTTTCACAGGGGTTTTACGCATTCTATTGTATTTGCTGTTATTGCTTCTTTGATTATCGGATTTATCGTTTACGAATCTTATAATTCCGGGAAGAGGAAAAATACGACCACTCTTAAAGATTGGATTTGGCTGTTCTTTTTGTCTATTTTTACACATCCTGTCTTAGATTGTTTTACGCCTTACGGCACGCAGTTGTTCTTACCGTTTTCTGACTATAGAGTGGCATTTAATACAATCTCTGTTGTTGACCCTTTGTATACTTTCCCTCTCTTGATTTGCATTGTAGCTACCTTATTCTTTAGAAGAATAAACCCTAAAAGAAGGAAATGGGCAAAAGCCGGTATCTACATCAGTTCTTTTTACATGCTATTTACCATAGGTAACAAATTATATATAGATACTGTTTTTAAAAAATCTTTTCAGGAAGCAAATATTGCTTTTCACAGGTTTAGTGTACAACCTACTATTGCAAATGCTATTTTATGGTATGGCATTGCCGAAAGTGAAGATGCTTACCATGTAGGGTTTTATTCTTTATTGGATACCCGTACCAGGGCAGATACTATTCTTACCATTTCCAAGAATCACCACCTGTTGGATGTCAATCATCCGGATATTAAAACCATGCGATGGTTTAGCAATGAATATTACAGGTTATCTGATATGGATTCGCTATCCCAAATCATATATACGGATTTGCGATATCCTTTTTTAGATCCTAAGAATTCTGATTCTGCAATCTTTACTTTTCCTTTAGTAAAAAGAGAAAATGAAAGATATGATGTGATACCTTTTGGAGGTAATAAAACGGACAATGATGGTCTTAAAGATTTTTGGAAACGATTAAAAGGTATATGA
- the nhaC gene encoding Na+/H+ antiporter NhaC codes for MQDDKNVSEIKIEDQKIIIHKELSIWEVLIPVIALVGMLAYNVLFVFKDDALSGSNQFILLLGGAVAAIVGLKNKVSFSGMMEEVAENIKSTSSAILILLMVGALAGTWLISGIIPAMIYYGLQLLNPTFFLTACLIICAVISIATGSSWTTAATVGIALVGIGEALGISLGMTAGAVLSGAYFGDKMSPMSDTTNLAPAMAGTDLFTHIRYMAYTTVPTFIITVLVFILIGFTVDPIGQADTNLMLHDIDKAFHITPWLFVVPVIVVFLIVKKTPPLIALLAGTLLAGIFALLFQSHVVAQITGATELTFNTAYKGIMQAITVKTTVATDNATLQGLFTAGGMVKMLNTIWLILCAMVFGGIMDAIGALAKISSFMLHLFNSIFGLFASTVFTCIGLNITASDQYLAIVVPGKMYAKAYKAKGLAPENLSRTLEDSGTVTSVLVPWNTCGAYHSGVLGVNVGEYFVYAIFNWLSPFMTLLVAAFRIKIKQLTTK; via the coding sequence ATGCAAGACGATAAGAACGTGTCGGAGATCAAAATAGAAGATCAAAAAATAATCATACATAAAGAGCTTTCCATATGGGAGGTCTTGATTCCCGTTATTGCTTTGGTGGGGATGCTTGCATATAATGTCCTTTTTGTCTTCAAAGATGACGCGCTAAGTGGCAGTAACCAATTTATTTTATTGTTAGGAGGGGCAGTAGCCGCTATAGTAGGTCTCAAAAATAAAGTTTCTTTTTCCGGGATGATGGAAGAAGTTGCGGAGAATATAAAATCTACATCCAGTGCCATTTTGATATTATTAATGGTGGGTGCTTTGGCAGGAACCTGGTTAATCAGCGGTATTATACCGGCCATGATTTATTATGGATTACAGCTATTGAATCCGACTTTTTTTTTAACAGCGTGTTTAATTATCTGTGCGGTAATATCAATCGCTACAGGGAGTTCCTGGACAACTGCAGCCACTGTGGGTATTGCGCTGGTTGGTATTGGTGAAGCCCTGGGAATTTCTTTGGGCATGACAGCAGGCGCAGTATTATCAGGTGCTTATTTTGGAGATAAAATGTCTCCGATGTCCGATACTACCAATTTGGCACCTGCGATGGCAGGAACAGACTTATTTACACATATCAGATATATGGCATATACAACGGTTCCTACTTTTATCATCACCGTTTTGGTTTTTATCCTTATAGGGTTTACCGTAGATCCCATAGGCCAGGCCGATACAAATCTGATGTTACATGATATTGATAAGGCATTTCATATTACTCCGTGGTTGTTTGTAGTTCCTGTAATCGTCGTTTTTTTGATCGTGAAAAAAACACCGCCGTTAATTGCATTATTAGCAGGTACTTTATTGGCAGGAATTTTTGCTTTACTGTTCCAATCTCACGTAGTTGCTCAAATTACGGGGGCTACGGAACTCACTTTTAATACAGCATACAAGGGAATTATGCAAGCCATTACGGTAAAAACCACAGTAGCTACTGATAATGCTACTTTACAAGGGTTATTTACAGCCGGAGGAATGGTAAAAATGCTGAATACTATCTGGTTAATTTTATGCGCTATGGTTTTTGGAGGTATAATGGATGCGATTGGGGCATTAGCAAAAATAAGTAGTTTTATGTTGCACCTGTTCAATTCCATATTTGGACTGTTTGCCAGTACGGTATTTACCTGTATAGGATTAAATATCACAGCTTCTGACCAGTATTTGGCTATTGTCGTTCCGGGGAAGATGTATGCAAAAGCGTATAAAGCTAAAGGCTTGGCTCCGGAAAATCTGAGCAGAACCCTGGAAGACTCAGGAACGGTGACCTCGGTATTGGTTCCCTGGAATACCTGTGGGGCTTACCATTCGGGGGTATTAGGAGTAAATGTAGGCGAATATTTTGTATATGCCATATTTAATTGGTTATCACCATTTATGACTTTACTAGTTGCAGCATTTAGAATTAAGATAAAACAGTTAACAACTAAATAA
- a CDS encoding ribonuclease HII — protein MLKTNFSGFKNEAGTDEAGRGCLCGPVVAAAVILPENFRHEYLNDSKQLSEQKREELRTVIEKNATAFGVSFIHHEEVDELNVLQASITGMHRAMESLKIIPDFIIVDGNKFKPFKRIPYQTIVKGDAKYVSIAAASILAKTYRDEFMKKIDKEFPVYNWKKNKGYPTQEHRNAILKYGITNYHRKSFRLLPNQLQLDL, from the coding sequence ATGTTAAAAACTAATTTTAGTGGTTTTAAAAACGAAGCAGGAACAGATGAAGCAGGAAGGGGTTGTTTGTGTGGGCCTGTAGTAGCTGCTGCTGTTATTTTACCTGAAAATTTCAGGCATGAATATTTAAACGATTCAAAGCAATTATCGGAGCAAAAAAGAGAGGAGCTAAGAACTGTTATAGAAAAAAATGCAACTGCCTTCGGAGTTTCTTTTATCCATCATGAAGAAGTAGATGAATTGAATGTACTGCAAGCTTCCATAACAGGTATGCATCGAGCTATGGAATCGTTAAAAATAATTCCGGATTTTATCATCGTAGATGGAAATAAATTTAAGCCTTTTAAGAGGATTCCTTATCAAACTATTGTAAAAGGAGATGCCAAATATGTAAGTATTGCTGCAGCGTCAATACTGGCAAAAACCTATAGGGATGAGTTTATGAAAAAAATTGACAAAGAGTTTCCTGTATATAACTGGAAAAAAAATAAAGGATACCCTACACAGGAACACCGGAACGCTATCTTAAAATACGGTATCACAAACTACCATAGGAAATCTTTTAGACTATTGCCGAACCAGTTACAATTAGATCTCTAG
- the lipB gene encoding lipoyl(octanoyl) transferase LipB, which produces MNKKVQLKDLGLKDYHRVWEYQTQLLDHIISIKKDNRKNKVKNTTPNYFLFVEHPHVYTLGKSGDFSNLLVSENQLKEKGAAFYRINRGGDITYHGPGQIVGYPILDLENFFTDIHQYLRLLEEVIIRTLAAYDIVADRSKGETGVWIDVETPFARKICAMGISSSRWVTMHGFALNVNTDLGYFDHIVPCGIQGKAVTSLAMELGKKIDLYEVKEKMIFHFKDIFEVSSYTN; this is translated from the coding sequence ATGAATAAAAAAGTACAGCTAAAAGATTTAGGCTTAAAAGATTACCACCGTGTTTGGGAGTATCAAACTCAACTTTTAGACCATATCATTTCCATAAAGAAAGATAACCGAAAAAATAAAGTTAAAAATACCACTCCAAATTATTTTTTATTTGTGGAACATCCTCATGTGTACACATTAGGAAAAAGCGGGGATTTTTCAAATTTACTTGTAAGCGAAAATCAATTAAAAGAAAAGGGTGCTGCCTTTTATAGAATAAACAGAGGAGGTGATATTACTTATCACGGCCCGGGACAAATCGTAGGGTATCCTATTTTAGATTTAGAGAACTTTTTTACTGATATTCACCAATATCTGCGCCTTTTGGAAGAGGTTATCATAAGAACACTAGCAGCATATGATATTGTGGCAGACAGGAGTAAAGGAGAAACAGGTGTTTGGATAGATGTGGAAACTCCTTTTGCCAGAAAAATATGCGCTATGGGTATTAGCAGCAGCAGGTGGGTAACCATGCATGGATTTGCTCTAAATGTAAATACGGATCTTGGTTATTTTGATCATATTGTCCCATGCGGAATACAGGGTAAAGCAGTGACTTCTTTAGCAATGGAACTAGGAAAAAAAATTGATTTGTATGAGGTAAAAGAAAAAATGATATTTCATTTTAAAGATATTTTTGAGGTAAGTTCTTATACAAACTAG
- a CDS encoding T9SS type A sorting domain-containing protein — protein sequence MANTTSTSGPDCQNVNIKLSTDGGVTFPVTLASDTPNDGTHSVVIPEIPTTTQARIMVEAADNIFLAVSTTNFTINLASPTFFITNTTGDLSGCNSGGGSVVYTLNLNFVNGFSETVTFSTTDQPSGSTVTFNPASVNADGNVTMTVSNLDGVAGQDYTIVVTATSTSVTRNLNADLKVFSSTFSALNLTSPADGQMGVPLDPTYIWNADSNATSYDVEVATNMGFTNIVSSGTVTTNSYWGTSLNQAITYYWRVKPKNSCGEGNFSSGNTFTTQNCLPCTSVANGATPTSTTRVIFNTIDQSSGKDNGGYSDYSNISTDVRANETHNVSVYVNTGGEFTVKTKVWIDWNQDCDFDDANEEYNLGRASNVTDGLTTFSPVSMTIPGDALIGHTVMRVSTKASSNPPTSCENGANGEVEDYTINVVDATASLEDVTFEGFNLYPNPSNGNFTLVFDTVSSENVQLQLFDITGRLVREIPYENVGARFSENIFFGNTSKGLYLLKIKNGSKQTTRKLVIE from the coding sequence GTGGCAAATACAACGAGTACTTCCGGGCCTGATTGCCAGAATGTAAATATAAAATTGTCTACGGATGGCGGAGTGACATTCCCGGTTACGTTGGCATCTGATACTCCAAATGACGGGACACATTCGGTAGTGATTCCGGAGATTCCGACCACTACTCAAGCAAGAATTATGGTAGAAGCAGCAGACAATATTTTCCTTGCCGTAAGCACCACTAATTTTACTATTAACTTAGCATCGCCAACCTTTTTTATAACCAATACAACAGGAGATCTATCCGGATGTAATTCGGGAGGAGGATCTGTAGTGTATACCTTGAATCTTAATTTTGTCAATGGTTTTTCGGAAACGGTTACTTTTTCAACAACAGATCAACCAAGTGGTTCAACAGTTACGTTTAATCCCGCATCTGTAAATGCAGATGGAAATGTAACGATGACGGTAAGTAATCTGGACGGAGTAGCTGGACAAGACTATACGATAGTTGTCACTGCTACATCGACATCCGTAACCAGGAATTTGAATGCGGATTTAAAAGTTTTTTCAAGTACATTTTCAGCACTTAATTTGACATCACCGGCAGACGGACAAATGGGAGTTCCATTAGATCCGACGTACATCTGGAATGCTGATTCCAATGCTACATCTTATGATGTAGAAGTAGCAACAAATATGGGCTTTACCAACATAGTGAGTAGTGGAACCGTGACAACAAATTCCTATTGGGGAACTTCATTAAATCAGGCAATAACCTACTATTGGAGGGTAAAACCTAAAAACAGTTGCGGTGAAGGAAATTTTTCGTCCGGAAATACGTTTACAACTCAGAATTGCCTTCCATGTACATCTGTGGCCAATGGAGCAACACCAACGAGTACAACAAGAGTGATTTTTAACACCATAGATCAATCTTCCGGAAAAGATAACGGAGGCTATAGTGATTATAGTAATATTAGTACCGATGTAAGAGCCAACGAAACACATAATGTATCTGTTTATGTGAATACAGGAGGGGAATTTACAGTAAAAACAAAGGTATGGATTGATTGGAATCAGGATTGTGATTTTGACGATGCAAATGAAGAATACAATCTGGGCAGAGCCAGTAATGTAACCGATGGACTAACGACTTTTAGCCCGGTAAGTATGACAATACCCGGTGACGCTTTAATTGGTCATACGGTTATGAGAGTTTCTACCAAGGCCAGTTCTAACCCTCCGACATCTTGCGAAAACGGAGCCAATGGAGAAGTAGAGGATTATACAATTAATGTTGTGGATGCTACGGCATCTTTGGAAGATGTTACTTTTGAAGGATTTAATTTATATCCAAACCCATCCAATGGAAACTTTACCTTAGTATTTGATACGGTTTCCTCTGAAAATGTTCAATTACAGTTGTTTGATATCACCGGCAGATTAGTGAGAGAAATACCATATGAGAATGTAGGTGCCAGATTTTCCGAAAATATATTCTTTGGCAATACATCTAAAGGATTGTATTTACTGAAAATCAAAAACGGATCGAAACAAACGACTAGAAAATTAGTGATAGAATAA
- the gldA gene encoding gliding motility-associated ABC transporter ATP-binding subunit GldA translates to MSIEVTKVSKRYGTQVALNEVSFSLKKGEIVGFLGPNGAGKSTMMKILAGFLKSFEGNISVNEIDITNEPIRAQKYIGYLPEHNPLYLDLYVREYLAFQARIYKVPQKKIAHVVEQVGLNPEAHKKIGQLSKGYQQRVGLAAAIIHDPDVLILDEPTTGLDPNQLMEIRALLKKLGKKKTILFSTHIMQEVEAICDRVIIIKKGTILMDNVISDLKESNQQAIEVTFDYKVEKQLIQKLPNLISCENDFNTTWQLSFESGEDMRPVIFDFTRKNGLKILELSSKNQNLENIFTELTA, encoded by the coding sequence ATGTCTATAGAAGTTACAAAAGTTTCCAAGAGATATGGTACTCAAGTAGCCTTAAATGAAGTTAGCTTTTCGTTAAAAAAAGGAGAGATTGTTGGTTTTTTAGGTCCTAACGGAGCCGGAAAATCTACCATGATGAAAATTTTAGCAGGATTTTTAAAATCTTTTGAAGGGAACATATCTGTAAATGAAATAGATATAACAAATGAACCTATCAGGGCACAGAAATATATTGGATACCTTCCGGAACACAATCCGCTATATTTAGATCTGTATGTAAGAGAGTACTTAGCGTTTCAGGCGCGTATTTATAAAGTACCTCAAAAAAAAATAGCACATGTTGTTGAACAAGTTGGTTTAAATCCGGAAGCTCATAAAAAAATAGGACAACTTTCTAAAGGGTATCAGCAAAGAGTAGGTTTGGCAGCGGCCATAATACATGATCCTGATGTGTTGATTTTGGACGAACCTACAACCGGACTGGATCCTAATCAACTAATGGAAATTAGAGCATTGCTAAAAAAACTGGGAAAGAAAAAAACAATTTTATTTTCCACGCATATTATGCAGGAAGTAGAAGCTATCTGTGATAGGGTTATTATTATAAAAAAAGGAACCATTTTAATGGACAATGTTATTTCGGATTTGAAAGAAAGTAATCAACAAGCTATAGAGGTAACATTCGACTATAAAGTAGAAAAACAACTTATTCAAAAATTACCCAATCTCATATCATGTGAAAATGATTTTAATACTACCTGGCAACTATCTTTTGAATCGGGAGAAGATATGCGTCCTGTTATTTTTGATTTCACCCGGAAAAACGGGTTAAAAATATTAGAATTAAGCTCTAAAAATCAAAACCTGGAAAATATATTTACCGAGCTAACTGCTTAA
- a CDS encoding IS1595 family transposase has translation MLKELSTSPKDSVPTVRSQESRRFLLDNKLGCCAHCWHPKYVKFGIDKGSQRYKCKSCKRSFTEYTGTWMAGLQHKDKIDDYLELMLEEKSLDKIKVALSINKKTAFDWPHKILVPLSENDKDDFTGITESDETFFLNSEKGRPVNHRESRKRGGSSKTKGISNDQVAVIVTQDRTSNPDITVATMGRLKKIDIVNAIGSRIKASKAILCRDTHLSYKGFAIDNKIEHHTLKGVIKQRVKNKVYHIQHVNSTHNRVKKWIDNKFWGVSTKYLQQYLNWYRIKEKLKYRNDKLNAFVNKVSEHINAYQKYQNIGLKYQKLISTQF, from the coding sequence TTGTTAAAAGAATTGTCAACATCACCAAAAGATTCAGTTCCAACGGTAAGAAGCCAAGAATCTAGGCGTTTTTTATTAGACAATAAGTTAGGTTGTTGCGCCCATTGCTGGCATCCAAAGTATGTAAAATTTGGTATTGACAAAGGCTCTCAGCGCTATAAGTGTAAATCCTGCAAACGCAGTTTTACAGAATACACAGGTACTTGGATGGCAGGTTTGCAACATAAGGACAAGATTGATGACTACCTTGAATTAATGCTAGAAGAAAAGAGCTTAGATAAGATAAAAGTAGCCTTATCGATAAACAAGAAAACGGCTTTTGACTGGCCTCATAAGATATTAGTCCCATTATCAGAAAACGATAAAGATGATTTTACAGGCATTACAGAAAGTGATGAGACCTTCTTTTTAAATTCAGAAAAAGGGCGACCAGTAAATCATCGGGAATCAAGAAAACGTGGTGGTAGCTCTAAAACCAAAGGCATCAGTAATGATCAAGTAGCTGTTATTGTAACCCAAGATAGAACATCTAATCCAGATATTACTGTAGCCACTATGGGAAGATTAAAGAAAATAGATATTGTAAATGCTATTGGCAGCAGAATAAAGGCAAGTAAAGCCATTTTATGTAGGGACACACATCTAAGCTACAAAGGATTTGCAATAGACAATAAAATAGAGCATCACACTCTAAAAGGCGTCATAAAACAACGTGTCAAAAACAAAGTGTATCATATACAACATGTCAACTCAACTCATAACAGAGTTAAGAAATGGATAGATAACAAGTTTTGGGGAGTATCTACCAAATACTTGCAACAATATTTGAACTGGTATCGCATCAAAGAAAAATTAAAATATAGAAACGATAAACTCAATGCCTTTGTAAATAAAGTGTCAGAACATATTAATGCGTATCAAAAATATCAAAATATTGGATTGAAGTATCAAAAATTAATATCAACGCAATTTTAA
- a CDS encoding IS4 family transposase: protein MKKTNASTKSSELNSVLSSHFQGKINLARIKLISHFIIALCKVQTVTFEKVANAFETSVDSKSSLRRIQRFIADYSLDGDLIARLIFSLLPKQEGLILSIDRTNWKFGQTNINIFMLGVVYKGVAFPFITRLLIDGAVLGVVYKGVAFPLLFTMLDKPGNSNSQERIDLVNRFIRLFGKDVIKSIVADREFVGNHWLDFLNTNGIKYYIRIRNNFKVELPDKNKTIKVFHLFNPHKINEFVYYPKIVRVNGQLCFLSGCKLYPKNGKPDFLIIVSFNAPDKAFEQYKERWQIEMCFKAMKASGFDIENTHLQDIKRIEKLVLLVMMAFVWCYKVGIYLHQIKPIKIKKHGRMAKSIFKYGLDYIASVLLNPVNQNNMNLTKFLSCT, encoded by the coding sequence ATGAAAAAAACCAATGCTTCCACTAAAAGTAGTGAATTAAATTCAGTTTTAAGTTCTCATTTCCAAGGTAAGATCAATTTGGCAAGAATCAAACTCATATCACATTTCATTATCGCCCTCTGTAAGGTACAGACAGTTACCTTTGAAAAGGTAGCCAACGCTTTTGAGACCTCAGTAGATTCGAAGTCATCACTCAGACGTATTCAAAGATTTATTGCTGATTATTCGTTGGATGGAGATTTGATCGCTCGTCTTATATTTAGTCTCCTTCCTAAGCAAGAGGGATTGATCTTGAGTATTGATAGGACCAATTGGAAGTTTGGTCAGACCAACATCAACATTTTTATGTTGGGAGTTGTCTATAAAGGTGTTGCCTTCCCATTTATTACACGCTTATTAATTGACGGTGCCGTGTTGGGAGTTGTCTATAAAGGTGTTGCCTTCCCATTGTTATTTACTATGTTAGATAAGCCAGGGAACTCTAACAGTCAGGAGCGTATTGATCTTGTGAATCGTTTCATAAGACTTTTTGGCAAAGATGTTATTAAATCCATTGTAGCCGATAGAGAGTTTGTAGGTAATCATTGGTTGGATTTCTTGAATACAAATGGAATCAAATATTATATCCGCATTCGAAACAACTTTAAGGTAGAGCTTCCTGATAAGAACAAAACCATCAAAGTATTTCACTTGTTTAATCCACATAAGATCAATGAGTTTGTGTATTATCCTAAAATTGTACGTGTTAATGGTCAGCTTTGTTTCCTTTCCGGATGCAAGTTGTACCCAAAAAATGGAAAGCCTGATTTCTTAATCATTGTATCGTTCAACGCTCCTGATAAGGCCTTTGAACAATACAAAGAACGATGGCAGATAGAGATGTGTTTTAAAGCAATGAAAGCCAGTGGCTTTGATATTGAAAACACACACCTGCAAGATATTAAGCGTATTGAAAAATTAGTACTGCTTGTAATGATGGCTTTCGTATGGTGTTACAAAGTTGGTATATATTTACATCAGATTAAGCCTATCAAAATAAAAAAGCATGGAAGAATGGCTAAAAGCATATTCAAATATGGATTAGATTATATCGCTTCTGTGCTATTAAACCCTGTAAATCAAAACAATATGAACTTGACTAAATTTTTGTCATGTACTTAG
- a CDS encoding transposase → MHTQELLKHFLPEGILDYFELKEVKDSTNKLTLVLEEKPIQPDELSHRKLHSKGFYPVVDIQDFPVRNKACFLQVKRRRWLDVDTSEVFSRDWNLVAKGTTINFSNP, encoded by the coding sequence ATGCATACACAAGAGCTCCTGAAGCATTTTTTACCCGAAGGTATTTTAGATTACTTTGAACTTAAAGAGGTAAAAGATTCAACGAACAAACTTACTTTGGTTTTAGAAGAAAAACCTATACAACCAGATGAGTTATCTCATCGTAAATTACATTCCAAAGGATTTTACCCAGTAGTAGATATTCAAGATTTTCCAGTACGTAACAAGGCTTGTTTTTTACAAGTAAAACGTAGACGATGGTTAGATGTTGATACCTCAGAAGTATTCTCAAGAGATTGGAATTTGGTAGCAAAGGGCACCACCATTAATTTTTCAAATCCTTGA